The following proteins are encoded in a genomic region of Pseudomonas sp. Os17:
- a CDS encoding error-prone DNA polymerase, which yields MSAYAELHCLSNFSFQRGASSAAELFQRATALGYQALAITDECTLAGIVRAWQASRDTGLKLIIGSEMQVEDGPRLVLLVEDLAGYQGLCRLITRARRRAEKGSYRLLREDFAEPLPGLLALWLTDDGPATDHSHWLRQIFPERLWLALELHCGQDDARHLQQRLALARQLGLPAVACGDVHMHVRGRRALQDTMTAIRHHLPVAEAGQRLFANGERHLRPIEVLQGLYPQALLDESLAIAGRCTFDLGQLRYQYPRELVPDGHDAGSWLRVLTQRGILRRWPGGARAEVLQQIEHELTLISDLGYESYFLTVHDIVDFARRQHILCQGRGSAANSVVCFVLGITEIDPDRSTLLFERFLSRERNEPPDIDVDFEHERREEVLQYVFQRYGRHRAALTAVVSTYHGAGAVRDVAKALGLPPDQVNALADCCGHWSDTPPSVERLQEAGFDPESPVLRRVLSLTGQLIGFPRHLSQHPGGFVISEQPLDHLVPVENASMAERTVIQWDKDDLDMVGLLKVDILALGMLSAIRRCFDLIHGYRGQRYSLTSIPAEDPATYQMIGRADTIGVFQIESRAQMSMLPRLKPQNFYDLVIEVAIVRPGPIQGGMVHPYLRRRNREEPETYPSPKLEAVLKRTLGVPLFQEQVMQIAIVAADYTPGEADQLRRSMAAWKRHGGLEPHRERLRQGMRKNGYSDEFAAQIFEQIKGFGSYGFPESHAASFALLTYASCWLKCHEPAAFACALINSWPMGFYSPDQILQDARRHGLQILPVEVSASDWDCSLDAGQGLSGQPALRLGLRMIKGFRQEDGLRIESARRQRTFADIADLAERARLDVRAQELLADAGALRALAGDRYRARWEVAGVEKQLGLFADLPRQEEAPVNLPRPSVGEDLQADYHSLGTTLGPHPLALLRAQLKARRCRSSRELLAVEHGRSVSVAGLVTGRQRPGTASGVTFVTLEDEFGNVNVVVWRDLAERQRRVLVGAQLLKVDGTLETEGEVRHLIAGRLTDLSPLLAGISVRSRDFR from the coding sequence ATGAGCGCCTATGCCGAGCTGCACTGCCTGTCCAACTTCAGTTTTCAGCGCGGCGCCTCCAGTGCCGCCGAGTTGTTCCAGCGCGCCACGGCCCTGGGCTACCAGGCCCTGGCGATCACCGACGAATGCACCCTGGCGGGAATCGTCCGTGCCTGGCAGGCCTCACGCGATACTGGCCTGAAGCTGATCATCGGCAGCGAAATGCAGGTCGAGGACGGCCCGCGCCTGGTGCTGCTGGTGGAGGACCTGGCGGGTTACCAGGGCCTGTGTCGGTTGATCACCCGGGCCCGGCGCCGGGCGGAGAAGGGCAGCTATCGCCTGCTGCGCGAGGACTTCGCCGAACCCTTGCCGGGGCTGCTGGCCCTGTGGCTGACGGACGATGGCCCGGCGACGGACCACAGCCACTGGCTGCGCCAGATATTCCCCGAGCGCCTATGGCTGGCGCTGGAACTGCATTGCGGCCAGGACGATGCCCGGCACCTGCAACAGCGGCTGGCCCTGGCCCGGCAACTGGGGCTGCCGGCCGTGGCCTGTGGCGATGTGCACATGCACGTGCGCGGGCGCCGGGCCTTGCAGGACACCATGACCGCGATCCGCCATCACCTGCCGGTGGCCGAGGCCGGGCAGCGCCTGTTCGCCAACGGTGAGCGTCACCTGCGCCCCATCGAGGTGCTGCAAGGCCTGTACCCGCAGGCCTTGCTCGACGAATCGCTGGCCATCGCCGGACGCTGCACTTTCGACCTCGGCCAGTTGCGCTACCAATACCCCCGGGAGCTGGTGCCCGACGGCCATGACGCCGGCTCCTGGCTGCGGGTGCTGACCCAGCGCGGCATTCTGCGGCGCTGGCCCGGTGGAGCCCGGGCCGAGGTGCTGCAGCAGATCGAGCATGAGCTGACGTTGATCAGCGACCTGGGCTACGAGAGCTACTTTCTTACCGTGCACGACATCGTCGATTTTGCCCGGCGCCAGCACATTCTCTGCCAGGGCCGGGGTTCGGCGGCCAACTCGGTGGTGTGTTTCGTCCTCGGCATCACCGAGATCGACCCGGATCGCTCGACCCTGCTGTTCGAGCGCTTCTTGTCGCGGGAACGCAACGAGCCGCCGGACATCGACGTCGATTTCGAGCACGAGCGCCGCGAAGAGGTGCTGCAGTACGTGTTCCAGCGTTACGGCCGGCACCGCGCGGCGCTGACCGCGGTGGTCAGCACCTACCACGGCGCCGGGGCGGTGCGCGATGTGGCCAAGGCCCTGGGCTTGCCGCCGGATCAGGTCAACGCCCTGGCCGACTGCTGCGGCCACTGGAGCGATACGCCGCCCAGTGTCGAGCGTCTGCAGGAGGCCGGCTTCGACCCCGAGAGCCCGGTGCTGCGCCGGGTCCTGAGCCTGACCGGGCAATTGATCGGCTTTCCCCGGCACCTGTCCCAGCACCCCGGCGGCTTCGTGATTTCCGAGCAGCCCCTGGACCATCTGGTGCCGGTGGAAAACGCGAGCATGGCCGAGCGCACGGTGATCCAGTGGGACAAGGACGACCTGGACATGGTCGGCCTGCTCAAGGTGGACATCCTTGCCCTGGGCATGCTCAGCGCCATCCGCCGCTGTTTCGACCTGATCCACGGCTATCGCGGACAGCGCTACAGCCTCACCAGCATTCCGGCCGAAGACCCGGCCACTTACCAGATGATCGGTCGCGCCGACACCATTGGTGTGTTCCAGATCGAGTCCCGGGCGCAGATGTCGATGCTGCCCCGGCTCAAGCCGCAGAACTTCTATGACCTGGTGATCGAGGTGGCCATCGTCCGCCCTGGGCCGATCCAGGGCGGCATGGTCCATCCCTACCTGCGTCGGCGTAACCGTGAAGAGCCGGAGACGTATCCGTCGCCGAAGTTGGAAGCGGTGCTCAAGCGCACTCTGGGCGTGCCGCTGTTTCAGGAACAGGTGATGCAGATCGCCATTGTCGCCGCCGACTACACCCCGGGCGAGGCCGACCAGTTGCGCCGCTCCATGGCCGCCTGGAAGCGCCACGGCGGCCTGGAGCCGCACCGCGAACGGCTGCGCCAGGGCATGCGCAAGAACGGCTACAGCGACGAGTTCGCGGCGCAGATCTTCGAGCAGATCAAGGGCTTTGGCAGCTACGGCTTTCCCGAGTCCCATGCCGCCAGCTTTGCCTTGCTGACCTACGCCAGCTGCTGGCTCAAGTGCCATGAGCCGGCGGCCTTCGCCTGCGCCCTGATCAACAGCTGGCCCATGGGCTTCTACAGCCCGGACCAGATCCTCCAGGATGCCCGGCGCCACGGTTTGCAGATTTTGCCGGTGGAGGTGAGCGCCAGTGACTGGGACTGCAGTCTGGACGCTGGACAGGGCCTGTCCGGGCAGCCGGCCTTGCGCCTGGGGCTGCGCATGATCAAGGGCTTTCGCCAGGAGGACGGCCTGCGCATCGAAAGCGCTCGCCGGCAGCGGACCTTTGCCGACATTGCCGACCTGGCCGAGCGGGCCCGGCTGGATGTCCGGGCCCAGGAGCTGCTGGCGGACGCCGGCGCCCTGCGGGCGCTGGCTGGGGATCGCTACCGGGCGCGCTGGGAAGTGGCCGGGGTGGAGAAGCAACTGGGGCTGTTCGCCGATCTGCCACGCCAGGAGGAGGCTCCGGTGAACCTGCCCCGGCCGAGTGTCGGTGAAGACCTGCAGGCCGATTACCACAGCCTTGGCACCACCCTGGGGCCCCATCCTCTGGCGTTGCTGCGTGCGCAGCTCAAGGCCCGGCGCTGCCGCAGTTCCCGCGAGTTGCTGGCGGTGGAGCACGGGCGTTCGGTGAGCGTGGCCGGGCTGGTCACCGGGCGCCAGCGCCCGGGCACCGCCAGCGGGGTGACCTTCGTCACCCTGGAAGACGAGTTCGGCAACGTCAACGTGGTGGTCTGGCGCGATCTGGCCGAGCGCCAGCGTCGGGTGCTGGTGGGGGCGCAGTTGCTCAAGGTCGACGGCACCCTGGAGACCGAGGGCGAAGTGCGCCACCTGATTGCCGGACGCCTGACGGATCTGAGCCCGTTGCTGGCTGGCATCAGCGTGCGCAGTCGGGACTTTCGCTGA
- the imuA gene encoding translesion DNA synthesis-associated protein ImuA, with the protein MGAVVALDTLFNGGRVWKGRPAAAPASLQPTGHAALDAVLPTGGWPEAALTEILIAAQGLGELQLLWPSLARLTAAGERVVLVAPPFVPYPQAWQNAGVDVRQLSIIQAGERDALWAAEQCLRSGSCGAVLCWPQQVDDRALRRLQVAAESGQTLAFAYRPLDAAHNPSPAALRISVQGRPVQLRVLKCRGGLAHPAPIAWPAGH; encoded by the coding sequence ATGGGCGCCGTGGTCGCACTGGATACCCTGTTCAATGGCGGACGGGTATGGAAAGGCCGCCCGGCGGCCGCGCCGGCCAGCCTGCAGCCGACGGGGCATGCCGCCTTGGATGCGGTGCTGCCCACCGGCGGCTGGCCGGAGGCGGCGCTGACGGAAATCCTCATCGCCGCCCAGGGCCTGGGGGAGCTGCAGTTGCTGTGGCCGAGCCTGGCGCGGCTGACCGCGGCGGGGGAGCGGGTGGTGCTGGTGGCGCCACCCTTCGTGCCCTATCCCCAGGCCTGGCAGAACGCCGGGGTGGATGTGCGCCAGCTGTCGATCATCCAGGCCGGGGAGCGCGATGCCTTGTGGGCCGCTGAGCAATGCCTGCGTTCCGGCAGTTGCGGCGCGGTGCTGTGCTGGCCGCAACAAGTCGACGACCGCGCCCTGCGGCGCTTGCAGGTGGCGGCGGAAAGCGGCCAGACCCTGGCTTTCGCCTACCGGCCCCTGGACGCCGCGCACAACCCGTCGCCGGCGGCCCTGAGGATCAGCGTGCAGGGTCGCCCCGTGCAGTTGCGGGTACTCAAGTGTCGGGGCGGGCTGGCCCATCCGGCCCCGATTGCCTGGCCCGCCGGGCACTGA
- a CDS encoding LysR family transcriptional regulator has protein sequence MDKWNALKMFVVTAQLGSFSRAAEQLGKTPSALTKAVNHLEAELGSRLFERSTRRIVLTEIGRLYLETARQVLQRMEEVGEEVEQLQHGLRGNLKVTAPLAYGQAFLDQVCGGFLEQYPQINLQVDLCDEFVNLLESGYDLALREGHDDLPGLIARVVGSNRLALCASPAYLARKGRPVNPQTLEEHEWLLYRHPLLSREFWWVERDGHRLSLPQSQAPRLRSDNYDLLLANALAGRGLLHTPLWSAAPYLADGRLVRVMADYAIDPDSFGPHILAVYPSHRRATAKVQAFIDYVGGFLAHHGLD, from the coding sequence ATGGACAAGTGGAATGCCTTGAAGATGTTCGTAGTCACCGCTCAGCTGGGCAGTTTCAGTCGGGCGGCGGAGCAGTTGGGCAAGACCCCGTCGGCCCTGACCAAGGCGGTCAACCACCTGGAGGCGGAGCTGGGTTCGCGCTTGTTCGAGCGCAGTACCCGGCGCATCGTGCTCACCGAAATCGGCCGGCTCTACCTGGAGACCGCGCGCCAGGTGCTGCAGCGAATGGAGGAGGTGGGCGAGGAGGTGGAACAGTTGCAGCACGGTCTGCGCGGCAACCTCAAGGTCACCGCGCCGCTGGCCTACGGTCAGGCGTTTCTCGATCAGGTGTGTGGCGGGTTTCTTGAACAGTACCCGCAGATCAATCTGCAAGTGGACCTGTGCGACGAGTTCGTCAACCTGCTGGAAAGCGGCTACGACCTGGCCCTGCGCGAAGGCCATGACGACCTGCCGGGGCTGATTGCCCGGGTGGTCGGGAGCAACCGCCTGGCCCTGTGCGCCAGCCCGGCCTACCTGGCGCGCAAGGGCCGGCCGGTGAATCCTCAGACCCTGGAGGAGCATGAATGGCTGCTGTATCGCCACCCCTTGCTCAGCCGGGAATTCTGGTGGGTCGAGCGCGACGGCCACCGCCTGAGCCTGCCCCAGTCCCAGGCGCCACGCCTGCGCAGTGACAATTACGACCTGCTGCTGGCCAATGCCCTGGCCGGGCGCGGCCTGCTACACACGCCGCTGTGGAGTGCCGCGCCGTACCTGGCTGATGGGCGCCTGGTGCGGGTGATGGCCGATTACGCGATCGACCCCGACAGCTTCGGGCCGCACATCCTCGCGGTCTACCCCAGTCACCGGCGGGCGACTGCCAAGGTGCAGGCGTTCATCGACTATGTCGGCGGCTTTCTGGCCCACCATGGCCTGGACTGA
- the lexA gene encoding transcriptional repressor LexA: protein MYSMTTLSPRRSAILTFIRERIADHGQSPSLAEISEAFGFASRSVARKHVLALTEAGFIEVNPHQARGIRLLNQPRRPELLEIPVLGRVAAGAPIGVDADIHGQLWLDPGMFSRTPDYLLRVQGDSMIDDGILDGDLVAVRRSSEVRNGQTVIARLDGEVTIKRFERKGQSIRLLPRNPAYQPIEVSADHELFIEGVFCGLVRPG, encoded by the coding sequence ATGTACTCCATGACGACTTTATCCCCCCGCCGCAGTGCCATCCTGACCTTTATCCGCGAACGCATCGCCGATCATGGCCAGTCCCCAAGCCTCGCTGAAATCAGCGAGGCGTTCGGTTTCGCCTCGCGCAGCGTGGCGCGCAAGCATGTGCTGGCGCTGACCGAGGCCGGGTTCATCGAGGTCAACCCGCATCAGGCCCGGGGCATTCGCCTGCTCAATCAGCCGCGGCGCCCGGAGCTGCTGGAGATCCCGGTGCTGGGGCGGGTGGCCGCCGGTGCGCCGATTGGCGTCGATGCCGACATACACGGCCAGTTGTGGCTGGACCCGGGGATGTTCTCACGCACTCCGGATTACCTGCTGCGGGTCCAGGGCGATTCGATGATCGATGACGGCATCCTCGACGGCGATCTGGTGGCGGTGCGCCGCAGCAGCGAGGTGCGCAACGGCCAGACGGTGATCGCCCGCCTGGACGGCGAAGTGACCATCAAGCGTTTCGAGCGCAAGGGCCAGAGCATCCGCCTGCTGCCGCGCAACCCGGCCTATCAGCCGATCGAGGTCAGCGCCGACCACGAACTGTTTATCGAAGGTGTGTTCTGCGGCCTGGTGAGGCCAGGCTGA
- a CDS encoding DUF4810 domain-containing protein, with translation MFKTFTVRPLLAGALLGSVLLAGCSGPKTLYQWETYQAQTYEYFKGEEAREAQVEALERDLQKIKSTGKAVPPGYHAHLGMLYAGLGKDDQMVQQFNTEKALFPESASYMDFLLKNAKQGAAQ, from the coding sequence ATGTTCAAGACCTTCACCGTGCGGCCACTGCTGGCCGGCGCCTTGCTGGGCAGCGTTTTGCTGGCCGGCTGCAGCGGGCCGAAGACGCTGTACCAGTGGGAAACCTACCAGGCCCAGACCTACGAATACTTCAAGGGCGAGGAAGCCCGCGAAGCCCAGGTCGAGGCGCTGGAGCGCGACCTGCAGAAGATCAAGTCCACCGGCAAGGCCGTGCCGCCGGGTTACCACGCGCACCTGGGCATGCTCTACGCGGGCCTGGGCAAGGATGACCAGATGGTGCAGCAGTTCAATACCGAGAAGGCGCTGTTCCCCGAGTCCGCCTCGTACATGGACTTTCTGTTGAAGAACGCCAAGCAGGGAGCCGCTCAATGA
- a CDS encoding CsgG/HfaB family protein, which yields MLSGAALAVLTGMSGCATESSRALPVEKVQSASQVWTGARVPMAVGKFDNRSSYMRGIFSDGVDRLGGQAKTILITHLQQTNRFNVLDRDNMGEIQQEAAIKGQAQKLKGADFVVTGDVTEFGRKETGDHQLFGILGRGKTQVAYAKVALNIVNISTSEVVYSTQGAGEYALSNREVIGFGGTASYDSTLNGKVLDLAMREAVNRMVEAIDAGAWKPGR from the coding sequence ATGTTGTCCGGCGCAGCACTGGCGGTGCTGACGGGCATGAGCGGTTGTGCCACTGAAAGCTCCCGTGCCTTGCCGGTGGAGAAGGTCCAGAGCGCCAGCCAGGTGTGGACCGGGGCCCGGGTGCCGATGGCGGTGGGCAAGTTCGATAACCGCTCCAGCTACATGCGCGGGATTTTCTCCGACGGCGTCGACCGCCTCGGCGGCCAGGCCAAGACCATCCTCATCACCCACCTGCAGCAGACCAACCGGTTCAACGTGCTGGACCGCGACAACATGGGCGAGATCCAGCAGGAAGCGGCGATCAAGGGCCAGGCGCAGAAGCTCAAGGGCGCGGATTTCGTGGTCACCGGCGACGTCACCGAGTTCGGCCGCAAGGAAACCGGCGACCATCAGCTGTTCGGCATTCTCGGCCGCGGCAAGACCCAGGTGGCCTACGCCAAGGTGGCGTTGAACATCGTCAATATCAGCACCTCCGAAGTGGTCTATTCGACCCAGGGTGCCGGCGAGTACGCCCTGTCCAACCGTGAAGTGATCGGCTTCGGCGGCACCGCTTCCTACGACTCGACCCTCAACGGCAAGGTGCTGGACCTGGCCATGCGCGAGGCGGTCAACCGCATGGTCGAAGCCATCGATGCCGGGGCCTGGAAACCCGGCCGCTGA
- a CDS encoding Y-family DNA polymerase, translating into MRWVCILFPQLALDAVLRQRAEPEAPLALLSGTPQRRVIQAVNGAARELGLRPGQSLTAAQALTKAFASAEYDPRQIEHWQQFLAAWAYGFSSQVSVAYPRTLVLEIESSLGLFGPWPQLEARLRRELQALGFRHRIVAAPNPAAARVLANAYDGLAVADGEALARALGAMPIERLGLAPEQATALSRMGVRSFQQLRELPRPSLARRFDGSLLKHLDTLLGERPLGLAFYQPPDRFDLRIELNFDVLSHQALLFPLRRLTADLAAFLCGRDSGVQRFALHLEHVEGADTLIPVGLLSAERDPAMLFELARGRLEQIQVSAPVRNLRLVAEDLPLFVPRHTELFDERPQQNLPWEQLRERLRARLGDDAVQGLGHRADHRPERSWQTQTDPRPCPASPGLRRPGWLFTEPQALNEGSVRILMGPERIESGWWDGADVRRDYYLIETAAGQQGWAYRQVGEPGPLLLQGWFA; encoded by the coding sequence ATGCGCTGGGTGTGCATTCTGTTCCCGCAATTGGCGCTGGACGCCGTGCTGCGTCAGCGCGCCGAACCCGAGGCGCCCCTGGCGCTGCTCAGTGGCACCCCGCAGCGCCGGGTGATCCAGGCGGTGAATGGCGCCGCCCGCGAGCTGGGCCTGCGCCCGGGGCAATCGCTGACCGCCGCCCAGGCCCTGACCAAGGCTTTTGCCAGCGCCGAATACGACCCCCGGCAGATCGAGCACTGGCAGCAGTTTCTCGCCGCCTGGGCCTATGGCTTCAGCTCCCAGGTCAGCGTGGCCTACCCCCGTACCCTGGTGCTGGAAATCGAGTCCAGCCTGGGCCTGTTCGGCCCCTGGCCGCAGCTGGAAGCGCGTCTGCGCCGGGAGTTGCAGGCCCTGGGCTTTCGCCATCGCATCGTCGCCGCGCCCAACCCGGCGGCGGCCCGGGTCCTGGCCAATGCCTATGACGGCTTGGCGGTGGCCGACGGCGAGGCCTTGGCCAGGGCCCTGGGGGCCATGCCCATCGAGCGCCTGGGGCTGGCCCCGGAGCAGGCCACGGCCCTGTCGCGCATGGGGGTGCGCAGCTTCCAGCAGTTGCGGGAGCTGCCCCGGCCCAGCCTGGCCCGGCGTTTTGACGGCAGCCTGCTCAAGCACCTGGATACCCTGCTCGGCGAGCGTCCGCTGGGGCTGGCGTTCTATCAGCCGCCGGACCGTTTCGACCTGCGCATCGAGCTGAATTTCGATGTGCTGTCCCATCAGGCGCTGCTGTTTCCCCTGCGCCGGCTGACTGCCGATCTGGCGGCCTTTCTCTGTGGCCGCGACAGCGGGGTGCAGCGTTTTGCCCTGCACCTGGAACATGTCGAAGGCGCCGACACCCTGATCCCGGTGGGCCTGCTCAGCGCCGAGCGCGATCCGGCGATGCTGTTTGAACTGGCCCGCGGGCGCCTGGAGCAGATCCAGGTGTCGGCGCCGGTGCGCAACCTGCGGCTGGTGGCCGAGGACCTGCCGCTGTTCGTGCCCCGGCACACGGAACTGTTCGACGAGCGCCCGCAGCAGAACCTGCCCTGGGAGCAGTTGCGCGAACGCCTGCGGGCGCGCCTGGGGGATGACGCGGTGCAGGGCCTGGGGCACCGCGCCGATCATCGACCGGAGCGCAGTTGGCAGACTCAGACTGATCCGCGCCCCTGTCCGGCCAGCCCCGGATTGCGCCGTCCTGGCTGGCTGTTCACTGAACCCCAGGCCCTGAACGAAGGCAGCGTGCGGATTCTCATGGGCCCGGAGCGCATCGAGTCCGGCTGGTGGGACGGCGCCGACGTGCGCCGCGACTACTACCTGATCGAAACCGCGGCCGGCCAGCAGGGCTGGGCCTATCGCCAGGTGGGCGAACCCGGGCCCTTGCTCCTGCAAGGCTGGTTCGCATGA
- a CDS encoding DUF799 domain-containing protein, translating into MNFTTLRNLLGLLSVSLLVGCAAPKTVDYSAYKQARPKSILVLPPLNESPDVKATYSMLSQVTFPLAEAGYYVMPIAVVDETFRHNGLTNPADIHGLSPAKLNEIFGADAGLYITVKEYGTSYMLISSETVVTASATLVDLKTGTTLWTGSARASSEEGNNGNNGGLVGMLITAAVKQIINTTTDAGHPIAGITSQRLLSAGQRTGLLYGPRSPKYGTD; encoded by the coding sequence ATGAACTTCACCACCTTGCGCAACCTCCTGGGCCTGTTGAGCGTCAGCCTGCTGGTGGGCTGCGCCGCGCCCAAGACCGTGGACTACTCGGCCTACAAGCAGGCCCGGCCGAAGTCGATCCTGGTGCTGCCGCCGCTCAATGAATCGCCGGACGTCAAGGCCACCTACAGCATGCTGTCCCAGGTGACCTTTCCCCTGGCCGAAGCCGGTTACTACGTGATGCCGATTGCCGTGGTGGATGAAACCTTCCGCCACAACGGCCTGACCAACCCGGCGGACATCCATGGCCTGTCGCCGGCCAAGCTCAACGAGATCTTCGGCGCCGACGCCGGGCTGTACATCACGGTCAAGGAATACGGCACCAGCTACATGCTGATCAGCAGCGAGACGGTGGTCACCGCCAGCGCCACCCTGGTCGATCTCAAGACCGGCACCACCCTGTGGACCGGCAGCGCCCGGGCTTCCAGCGAGGAAGGCAACAACGGCAACAACGGTGGCCTGGTGGGCATGCTGATCACCGCCGCGGTGAAGCAGATCATCAACACCACCACCGACGCCGGGCACCCGATCGCCGGCATCACCAGCCAGCGCCTGCTGTCGGCCGGGCAACGCACTGGCCTGCTGTACGGTCCGCGCTCGCCGAAATACGGCACCGACTGA
- a CDS encoding ATP-binding protein, with translation MPFLSDHHGCQGWKGEMAERIRAFDWSVTSLGSLRNWSHSLRSTVQLMLGSPVPMVMLCGPLGYMIYNDAYAVFAGGRHPYLLGCAVELGWPEVAEFNRGVMNTCLNGGTLSYRNKELVLLRNGEPESVWLDLYYSPVAGDDQAPAGVIAIVVETTGHVISEQRRQAAEDNLRQMARSLEQRVLEEVNARLAAEEQLRQSQKLEAIGGLTGGVAHDFNNLLQVIAGNLHLLARHEPDNSNVQRRTRAALTAVERGAKLSAQLLAFARRQPLSPALYDPRELDQGLAELLRRALGETIRLQVQLPAEPWCIHVDRNQLENAVLNLAINARDAMAGEGTIGISVENLLLDRQFCAGTDLSPGQYLRLTVADSGGGMSAEVLKQAFEPFFTTKADGHGTGLGLSMVFGFVKQSGGHIEILSRPGQGTRVQMYFARSVAQPALPAVGPVPRANAGQERILVVEDDTDVRSAAVEMLKHEGYQVCSAASGDAAMQLLLQGLAVDLIFTDVVMPGLIKSTDLATWARTQAPPVAVLFTSGHTRDMISRNHQLSPDTHLLSKPYAPEDLSAMVRSLLGG, from the coding sequence ATGCCGTTCTTATCAGATCATCACGGGTGCCAGGGGTGGAAAGGCGAGATGGCCGAACGCATCCGGGCCTTCGACTGGTCCGTCACCAGCCTGGGTTCATTGCGCAACTGGAGCCACAGCCTGCGCAGCACGGTGCAACTGATGCTCGGTTCGCCGGTGCCGATGGTGATGCTCTGTGGCCCTCTGGGCTACATGATCTACAACGATGCCTACGCGGTTTTTGCCGGCGGTCGCCATCCCTATCTGCTGGGCTGCGCGGTGGAGCTGGGGTGGCCGGAAGTCGCCGAGTTCAATCGCGGGGTGATGAACACCTGCCTCAATGGCGGCACCTTGTCCTACCGCAACAAGGAGCTGGTGCTGCTGCGCAACGGCGAGCCGGAAAGCGTCTGGCTGGACCTCTATTACAGCCCGGTGGCCGGCGACGACCAGGCGCCGGCCGGGGTGATCGCCATCGTCGTGGAAACCACCGGCCACGTGATTTCCGAACAGCGTCGGCAGGCCGCCGAGGACAACCTGCGGCAGATGGCGCGCAGTCTCGAACAGCGGGTACTGGAAGAGGTCAACGCGCGTCTGGCCGCCGAAGAGCAACTGCGCCAGTCACAGAAGCTCGAAGCCATTGGCGGCCTCACCGGCGGCGTGGCCCATGACTTCAACAACCTGTTGCAGGTGATCGCCGGCAACCTGCACCTGCTGGCCCGGCACGAGCCGGACAACAGCAATGTGCAGCGCCGCACCCGTGCCGCGCTGACCGCGGTGGAGCGGGGGGCCAAGCTGTCGGCCCAGTTGCTGGCCTTCGCCCGGCGCCAGCCGCTGTCACCGGCGCTCTACGATCCCCGGGAGCTGGATCAGGGGCTGGCTGAACTGCTGCGACGGGCCCTGGGGGAAACCATTCGCCTGCAGGTGCAACTGCCCGCCGAGCCCTGGTGCATCCATGTGGATCGCAACCAGCTGGAGAATGCCGTGCTCAACCTGGCGATCAACGCCCGGGATGCCATGGCCGGCGAGGGCACCATCGGCATCAGCGTGGAGAATCTGCTGCTGGATCGACAGTTCTGCGCCGGCACGGACCTGAGCCCCGGCCAGTACCTGCGGCTGACGGTGGCCGACAGCGGTGGTGGCATGTCCGCCGAGGTGCTCAAGCAGGCCTTCGAGCCGTTCTTCACCACCAAGGCCGACGGCCACGGCACTGGCCTGGGGCTGAGCATGGTGTTCGGCTTCGTCAAGCAGAGCGGCGGCCATATCGAGATTCTCAGCCGCCCGGGGCAGGGCACAAGGGTGCAGATGTACTTTGCCCGCAGTGTCGCCCAGCCCGCCTTGCCGGCCGTTGGCCCGGTGCCGCGGGCGAACGCGGGCCAGGAGCGGATCCTGGTGGTGGAGGACGACACCGATGTGCGCAGCGCCGCGGTGGAGATGCTCAAGCACGAGGGCTATCAGGTGTGCTCTGCGGCCAGCGGCGATGCCGCCATGCAACTGCTGCTGCAGGGGCTGGCGGTCGACCTGATCTTCACCGACGTGGTGATGCCGGGGCTGATCAAGAGCACCGACCTGGCCACCTGGGCCAGGACCCAGGCGCCGCCGGTCGCGGTGCTGTTCACCTCGGGGCATACCCGGGACATGATCTCGCGCAATCACCAGCTCAGCCCGGACACCCACCTGCTGAGCAAGCCCTACGCCCCCGAGGACCTGAGCGCCATGGTGCGCTCGTTGCTGGGGGGCTGA